From one Halosimplex rubrum genomic stretch:
- a CDS encoding bifunctional metallophosphatase/5'-nucleotidase, whose product MSPRLLHYSDIENAYNTPERVARVAGLLADRRGPDALVAGSGDDTGPGVLSLVSDGRQSLDFFEAVEPHVETVGNHDFDHGFDALRRVVADSPQRWSLANVELDGERFGADAGIEAGVLVDLSDATVGVVGVLDPATTEMTPGTDALDFSDPVDAVARAEPRLREAGADRVVALAHTNDDDARAVAADTGVDAVLAGHSHHQHATAIDGTPLTRPGATGGYVYEVDLDTGGVTCHDTATADPDPAVAAALRERVAANDLDEVVAHVEDPLSRDRERRLGGEWRLGNFVADAYRWKTGADVALQNGGGIREGPPLSGEVTVADLISVSPFEEPVVVASVTGAELRSVVAEADGRAVDGLNDYWYGHVSGMRVAAENGGYEPYVGGEPVETGERYTVAVPNYVLITDLEFPTLTEAHAVERYALQYEVVVEYARESGVDAPLEGRIPDAVAAE is encoded by the coding sequence ATGTCGCCCCGCCTCCTCCACTACTCCGACATCGAGAACGCCTACAACACGCCCGAACGGGTCGCCCGCGTCGCGGGCCTGCTGGCCGACCGCCGTGGACCCGACGCGCTCGTCGCGGGTTCGGGCGACGACACGGGTCCCGGCGTCCTCTCGCTGGTCAGCGACGGCCGCCAGTCGCTGGACTTCTTCGAGGCGGTCGAACCCCACGTCGAGACGGTCGGCAACCACGACTTCGACCACGGCTTCGACGCGCTGCGGCGCGTGGTCGCCGACTCCCCCCAGCGGTGGTCGCTCGCCAACGTCGAGCTGGACGGCGAGCGCTTCGGCGCCGACGCGGGCATCGAGGCCGGCGTCCTCGTCGACCTGTCTGACGCGACGGTCGGCGTCGTCGGCGTCCTCGACCCCGCGACGACGGAGATGACACCCGGCACCGACGCGCTGGACTTTTCGGACCCGGTCGACGCGGTGGCTCGGGCGGAACCACGGCTTCGCGAGGCGGGCGCCGACCGCGTGGTCGCGCTCGCGCACACGAACGACGACGACGCCCGCGCGGTCGCCGCGGACACGGGCGTCGACGCCGTGCTCGCGGGCCACTCGCACCACCAGCACGCGACCGCTATCGACGGCACGCCGCTCACCCGACCGGGCGCGACCGGGGGGTACGTCTACGAGGTCGACCTCGACACCGGCGGCGTGACCTGCCACGACACCGCGACGGCCGACCCCGACCCCGCCGTCGCGGCCGCGCTCCGCGAGCGGGTCGCCGCCAACGACCTGGACGAGGTGGTCGCCCACGTCGAGGACCCCCTCTCGCGGGACCGCGAGCGCCGCCTCGGCGGGGAGTGGCGACTGGGCAACTTCGTCGCCGACGCCTACCGCTGGAAGACCGGCGCCGACGTGGCGCTCCAGAACGGCGGCGGGATCCGCGAGGGACCGCCCCTGTCGGGCGAGGTGACCGTCGCCGACCTGATCAGCGTCAGCCCGTTCGAGGAGCCGGTCGTCGTCGCCTCGGTCACCGGCGCGGAACTGCGGTCGGTCGTCGCCGAGGCGGACGGTCGCGCCGTCGACGGGCTGAACGACTACTGGTACGGGCACGTCAGCGGCATGCGCGTCGCCGCCGAGAACGGCGGTTACGAGCCGTACGTCGGCGGCGAACCCGTCGAGACCGGCGAGCGCTACACCGTCGCGGTCCCGAACTACGTCCTGATCACCGACCTGGAGTTCCCGACGCTGACCGAAGCCCACGCGGTCGAGCGCTACGCCCTCCAGTACGAGGTCGTCGTCGAGTACGCCCGCGAGTCCGGCGTCGACGCGCCGCTGGAGGGGCGGATCCCGGACGCGGTCGCCGCGGAGTGA
- a CDS encoding mechanosensitive ion channel family protein: protein MVQWARALSVAIGQTAAPDGTAASGGTATTAGNSSVPGTATALSWLPDWMVQILDATPTPVIQLAQSVVVLALAYAVSQLLVQLLGRRIARRFRRPSLTRTALRGIRALVFVFAALTIMGVYGYELADLTLSVAVFSAVIGVILAPIVGSVIGGVFLLADQPYEIGDMIELADRNQRAFVEDITLRYTKVFTLDNTFIVIPNGTMRERDVVNYSAEDTRTRQSLDILVTYESDVPRARQLIEDAARDLDGVVSGGPAIRVGAARYPAGPTCYIDAFGDHGINLRLRYWVEEPYWLLRVRSKIQTAVDEAIVDEDVEIAYPHQHHVFDETSGEMQVDVADRPADGRPKRPNRERPNADDTVDAVDRPSDRPHDPSADDDERP from the coding sequence ATGGTCCAGTGGGCGCGAGCGCTGTCGGTCGCCATCGGCCAGACGGCGGCACCGGACGGGACCGCAGCGTCCGGCGGCACGGCGACGACCGCCGGGAATTCGAGCGTCCCCGGCACGGCGACGGCCCTCTCGTGGCTCCCCGACTGGATGGTGCAGATCCTCGACGCGACGCCGACGCCAGTGATCCAGCTCGCCCAGTCGGTGGTCGTCCTCGCACTCGCCTACGCGGTCTCGCAGCTGCTCGTCCAGCTGCTCGGCCGGCGGATCGCCCGTCGCTTCCGTCGACCGAGCCTCACCCGGACCGCGCTCCGCGGGATCCGCGCGCTCGTCTTCGTCTTCGCGGCGCTGACGATCATGGGCGTCTACGGCTACGAACTGGCCGACCTGACGCTGTCGGTCGCCGTCTTCTCGGCGGTGATCGGTGTCATCCTCGCGCCGATCGTCGGCAGCGTCATCGGCGGCGTCTTCCTGCTGGCCGACCAGCCCTACGAGATCGGCGACATGATCGAACTCGCCGACCGCAACCAGCGGGCGTTCGTCGAGGACATCACGCTCCGCTACACCAAGGTGTTCACGCTCGACAACACGTTCATCGTCATCCCGAACGGGACGATGCGCGAGCGCGACGTGGTCAACTACTCCGCCGAGGACACCCGGACCCGACAGTCGCTGGACATCCTGGTCACCTACGAGAGCGACGTGCCCCGCGCCCGACAGCTGATCGAGGACGCGGCCCGCGACCTGGACGGCGTCGTGAGCGGCGGCCCGGCGATCCGGGTCGGCGCCGCCCGCTACCCCGCGGGGCCGACCTGCTACATCGACGCCTTCGGCGACCACGGGATCAACCTCCGGCTGCGCTACTGGGTGGAAGAACCGTACTGGCTGCTGCGCGTCCGGTCGAAGATCCAGACCGCGGTCGACGAGGCCATCGTCGACGAGGACGTGGAGATCGCCTACCCCCACCAACACCACGTCTTCGACGAGACCAGCGGCGAGATGCAGGTCGACGTCGCTGACCGACCGGCGGACGGCCGGCCGAAACGACCGAACCGCGAGCGGCCGAACGCGGACGACACCGTCGACGCGGTCGATCGACCGTCCGACCGACCGCACGACCCGTCGGCGGACGACGACGAGCGGCCCTGA
- a CDS encoding universal stress protein: protein MTQVVVPVRYPLSEHSRATLARAIEIVEERGGQLTVLHVNQYQDNHQPTRRDLKDAVEREFGRVPDTRYVVRQGLLVEETLLDEIVAEDADIVVIGKKQAGRWRRMIRRLVDDPDIETFLREELDCDVVTAER from the coding sequence ATGACGCAGGTCGTCGTCCCGGTCCGCTACCCGCTCTCGGAACACTCCAGGGCGACGCTCGCCCGGGCCATCGAGATCGTCGAGGAGCGCGGCGGCCAGCTCACCGTGCTCCACGTCAACCAGTACCAGGACAACCACCAGCCCACGCGGCGCGACCTGAAAGATGCCGTCGAGCGCGAGTTCGGCCGGGTGCCCGACACCCGCTACGTCGTCCGCCAGGGGCTGCTCGTCGAGGAGACGCTGCTCGACGAGATCGTCGCCGAGGACGCAGACATCGTCGTCATCGGCAAGAAACAGGCCGGTCGCTGGCGGCGGATGATCCGCCGGCTGGTCGACGACCCCGACATCGAGACGTTCCTGCGCGAGGAACTGGACTGCGACGTGGTCACCGCCGAGCGCTGA